In Halovulum dunhuangense, one genomic interval encodes:
- a CDS encoding DUF2177 family protein, which translates to MAYVGTYLVGLLVFLAIDAVWLTNVMRPLFERHVGAMLRPDVNYAAAAGFYLLYIVGVLYFCSLPGLREGAVELAFLNGALLGFLAFGTYEFTNMSTLKGWSWSIVAIDTGWGMTLTGVTAVAAMLAGRWLGLGAAG; encoded by the coding sequence ATGGCCTATGTCGGAACCTATCTGGTGGGGCTGCTGGTTTTCCTGGCGATCGACGCCGTGTGGCTGACCAACGTGATGCGGCCGCTGTTCGAACGGCATGTCGGCGCGATGCTGCGCCCCGATGTGAACTACGCCGCCGCGGCGGGGTTCTACCTGCTTTACATCGTGGGGGTTCTCTATTTCTGCAGCCTGCCGGGCCTGCGCGAGGGGGCGGTGGAATTGGCATTCCTGAACGGCGCGCTGCTGGGGTTCCTTGCCTTCGGCACCTACGAGTTCACCAACATGTCCACCCTGAAGGGCTGGAGCTGGAGCATTGTCGCGATCGACACCGGCTGGGGCATGACGCTGACCGGGGTTACGGCCGTCGCCGCGATGCTGGCTGGGCGCTGGCTGGGTCTGGGTGCTGCTGGCTGA
- a CDS encoding tetratricopeptide repeat protein, which yields MRPLLLALVPFLAGPALAACPPVDDRADLRAELLTGILNAGSEAEARQLSDRLWQVWTTAPDSFAQSLLDRGMSRREAYDFAAAEEIFDELIAYCPDYVEGYNQRAFIRFLRENYDGSLADLDVVLAADPFHFAALSGRALNLMRQGRMDLGQQALRDALRLNPWLPERNMLIPQPGDRL from the coding sequence ATGCGCCCGCTTCTCCTTGCCCTTGTCCCGTTCCTTGCCGGCCCCGCCCTCGCGGCCTGCCCGCCAGTGGACGACCGCGCGGACCTGCGGGCGGAACTCCTGACCGGCATCCTGAACGCCGGGTCCGAGGCCGAGGCGCGGCAACTCTCCGACCGGCTCTGGCAGGTCTGGACGACGGCGCCCGACAGCTTCGCGCAATCGCTGCTCGACCGCGGCATGAGCCGGCGCGAGGCCTATGACTTCGCCGCCGCCGAGGAAATCTTCGACGAGCTGATCGCCTACTGCCCCGACTATGTCGAGGGCTACAACCAGCGCGCCTTCATCCGCTTCCTGCGCGAGAATTACGACGGCTCGCTTGCGGATCTCGACGTGGTGCTGGCAGCGGACCCGTTCCACTTCGCGGCACTTTCGGGCCGGGCGCTGAACCTGATGCGGCAGGGCCGGATGGATCTGGGCCAGCAGGCGCTGCGCGACGCCCTGCGGCTGAACCCGTGGCTGCCCGAACGCAACATGCTGATCCCCCAGCCCGGCGACAGGCTGTAG
- a CDS encoding protein adenylyltransferase SelO, whose amino-acid sequence MIAFDNSYARLPDRFHARLDPTPVARPGLIRVNQALARDLGIDPAALESPEGVAVLAGNRVPDGAEPLAMAYAGHQFGGWVPQLGDGRAILLGEVTATDGQRRDIQLKGAGRTPFSRMGDGRAWLGPVLREYLVSEAMAALGVPTTRALAAVTTGETVLRETPLPGAVLTRVAASHIRVGTFQYFAARNDIDGLRLLADMVIARHYPDLTATPGPYAALLDAIIGRQARLVAQWMGTGFIHGVMNTDNMAVSGETIDYGPCAFMDGFDPDKVFSSIDRGGRYAYSNQPHLAQWNLAQLASALLPLMNPDDREAAVPAAQALVDGFTDRFRAEWLAVFRAKIGLGDRVEPEDEALIARLLTAMAEAGADFTATFRALGEGTPLPAALAGWHADWTARLSREGATPESRAAAMNRVNPAIIPRNHLVEQVIASAVEGDFAPFHAMTVALERPFDAAPDSAYRTAPLPAQEVARTFCGT is encoded by the coding sequence ATGATCGCCTTCGACAACAGCTACGCCCGCCTTCCCGACCGCTTCCACGCGCGGCTGGATCCGACGCCCGTGGCACGGCCCGGCCTGATCCGCGTGAACCAGGCGCTCGCCCGCGATCTCGGCATCGACCCTGCCGCGCTGGAAAGCCCCGAGGGCGTGGCGGTCCTTGCCGGCAACCGCGTGCCGGACGGCGCCGAACCGCTGGCCATGGCCTATGCCGGGCACCAGTTCGGCGGCTGGGTGCCGCAGCTGGGCGACGGCCGCGCGATCCTGCTGGGCGAGGTGACCGCTACGGACGGCCAGCGCCGCGACATCCAGCTCAAGGGCGCGGGCCGCACGCCCTTTTCGCGCATGGGCGACGGGCGCGCCTGGCTTGGGCCGGTGCTGCGCGAATACCTCGTCTCCGAGGCGATGGCGGCCCTGGGCGTGCCCACCACCCGCGCGCTTGCCGCCGTCACCACCGGCGAGACGGTCCTGCGCGAGACGCCGCTCCCCGGTGCGGTGCTGACCCGGGTGGCCGCCAGCCATATCCGCGTCGGCACCTTTCAGTATTTCGCCGCCCGCAACGACATCGACGGCCTGCGGCTGCTGGCCGACATGGTCATCGCCCGCCACTATCCCGACCTGACCGCGACGCCCGGGCCCTACGCCGCGCTGCTCGACGCGATCATCGGCCGTCAGGCGCGGCTGGTCGCCCAGTGGATGGGGACGGGCTTCATCCACGGGGTGATGAACACCGACAACATGGCCGTCTCGGGCGAGACGATCGACTACGGCCCCTGCGCCTTCATGGACGGGTTCGACCCCGACAAGGTGTTCAGCTCGATCGACCGCGGCGGGCGCTATGCCTATTCCAACCAGCCGCACCTCGCGCAATGGAACCTGGCGCAACTCGCCTCGGCCCTGCTGCCGCTGATGAACCCCGACGACCGCGAAGCCGCCGTCCCCGCCGCGCAGGCGCTTGTGGACGGCTTCACCGACCGCTTCCGCGCCGAATGGCTGGCCGTCTTCCGCGCCAAGATCGGGCTGGGCGATCGCGTGGAACCCGAGGACGAGGCGCTGATCGCCCGGCTCCTGACCGCGATGGCCGAGGCAGGCGCAGACTTCACCGCCACCTTCCGCGCGCTGGGCGAGGGGACGCCCCTGCCCGCGGCCCTTGCCGGCTGGCACGCCGACTGGACCGCCCGCCTTTCCCGCGAGGGCGCGACGCCGGAAAGCCGCGCCGCCGCCATGAACCGCGTGAACCCCGCGATCATCCCGCGCAACCATCTGGTGGAGCAGGTCATCGCATCCGCCGTCGAAGGCGATTTCGCCCCCTTCCACGCCATGACCGTGGCGCTGGAACGCCCCTTCGACGCGGCCCCCGACAGCGCCTACCGCACAGCACCCCTTCCCGCGCAGGAAGTCGCCCGCACCTTCTGCGGGACCTGA
- the metG gene encoding methionine--tRNA ligase, with protein sequence MARILITSALPYINGIKHLGNLVGSQLPSDVYARYLRLRGHEVMHICATDEHGTPAEIAAAKAGKPVADYCTEMWAAQKAMADGFGLAFDHFGRSSSERNRRLTQHFAGKLAEAGLIREVTEKMIYSPADGRFLPDRYVEGTCPNCGYDGARGDQCENCTKQLDSTDLIDPRSAISGSTDLEVRETKHLYLRQSAMAGQLEEWIDQKTDWPILTTSIAKKWLRDGDGLQDRSITRDLDWGIPVRKGDADWPGMEGKVFYVWFDAPIEYIGATAEWADAHGLDDGAWERWWRTDKGAHDVRYVQFMGKDNVPFHTLSFPATILGSGEPWKLVDYIKSFNYLNYQGGQFSTSKGRGVFQDQALEILPADYWRWWLMSNVPESGDSEFTWESFQNGVNKDLADVLGNFVSRVTKFCRSRFGEVVPEGGHYGESESALIAELDTRVAAYQAALDGIEMRKAAAELRAIWVAGNEYLQSAAPWALYKTDPEGAAATIRFALNLVRLYAVLSQPFIPAAAERLRAALGLDRLDWPEDMANTLSALAPGHAFTTPEILFGKITDEQRAEWAERFAGQR encoded by the coding sequence ATGGCACGCATACTCATCACCTCCGCGCTTCCCTACATCAACGGGATCAAGCACCTGGGCAACCTGGTCGGGTCGCAGCTGCCCTCGGACGTCTATGCCCGCTACCTGCGCCTGCGCGGCCACGAAGTCATGCATATCTGCGCCACCGACGAGCATGGCACCCCGGCCGAGATCGCGGCCGCCAAGGCCGGCAAGCCGGTCGCCGATTACTGCACCGAGATGTGGGCCGCGCAGAAGGCGATGGCCGACGGCTTCGGCCTGGCCTTCGACCATTTCGGCCGCTCTTCGTCCGAGCGCAACCGCAGGTTGACCCAGCATTTCGCGGGCAAGCTGGCCGAGGCCGGGCTGATCCGCGAGGTGACCGAGAAGATGATCTACTCGCCCGCCGACGGCCGCTTCCTGCCCGACCGCTATGTCGAAGGCACCTGCCCCAATTGCGGCTATGACGGCGCGCGCGGCGACCAGTGCGAGAACTGCACCAAGCAGCTCGACTCCACCGACCTGATCGACCCGCGCTCGGCCATCTCGGGCTCCACCGATCTGGAAGTGCGCGAGACCAAGCACCTCTACCTGCGCCAGTCCGCCATGGCGGGGCAACTGGAGGAGTGGATCGACCAGAAGACGGACTGGCCGATCCTGACCACCTCGATCGCGAAGAAATGGCTGCGCGACGGCGACGGGCTGCAGGACCGCTCGATCACCCGCGACCTCGACTGGGGCATCCCGGTACGGAAGGGCGACGCCGACTGGCCAGGCATGGAGGGCAAGGTCTTCTACGTCTGGTTCGACGCGCCCATCGAGTATATCGGCGCCACCGCCGAATGGGCCGACGCGCACGGCCTGGACGACGGCGCGTGGGAACGGTGGTGGCGTACCGACAAGGGTGCCCATGACGTGCGCTACGTCCAGTTCATGGGCAAGGACAATGTCCCCTTCCACACCCTCAGCTTTCCGGCCACGATCCTCGGCTCGGGCGAGCCGTGGAAGCTGGTCGACTACATCAAGTCGTTCAACTACCTGAACTACCAGGGCGGCCAGTTCTCCACCTCCAAGGGGCGCGGCGTGTTCCAGGACCAGGCGCTGGAAATCCTGCCCGCCGACTACTGGCGCTGGTGGCTGATGTCGAACGTGCCCGAGTCGGGCGACAGCGAATTCACCTGGGAAAGCTTCCAGAACGGCGTGAACAAGGACCTGGCCGACGTGCTGGGCAACTTCGTCAGCCGCGTGACCAAGTTCTGCCGCTCCCGCTTCGGAGAGGTGGTGCCAGAAGGCGGCCACTACGGAGAGAGCGAGTCCGCGCTGATCGCGGAACTCGACACCCGCGTCGCCGCCTACCAGGCCGCGCTCGACGGGATCGAGATGCGCAAGGCCGCGGCCGAGTTGCGCGCGATCTGGGTGGCGGGGAACGAATACCTGCAATCGGCCGCACCCTGGGCACTCTACAAGACCGACCCGGAAGGCGCGGCCGCGACCATCCGCTTCGCGCTGAACCTGGTGCGGCTCTACGCGGTGCTCTCCCAGCCTTTCATCCCGGCCGCGGCCGAGCGGCTGCGCGCCGCGCTTGGCCTCGACAGGCTCGATTGGCCCGAGGACATGGCCAACACCCTCAGCGCGCTGGCGCCCGGCCATGCCTTCACCACGCCCGAGATCCTGTTCGGCAAGATCACCGACGAGCAGCGGGCCGAATGGGCGGAACGCTTCGCGGGCCAGCGCTGA
- the argF gene encoding ornithine carbamoyltransferase, with protein sequence MRHFLDIHTTDPAELRAIIDDARAMKTARTGRPKGAPDDAQPLAGRMVALIFEKPSTRTRVSFDVGVRQMGGATLVLTGSEMQLGHGETIADTARVLSRYVDMIMIRTFEEATLQELAEHATVPVINGLTNASHPCQIMADILTFEEHRGPISGKKVVWCGDGNNVCASFLHAAGQFGFDMTFSGPQVLDPGAEAVAFAREKGATVRIERDPARAVDGADLIVTDTWISMHDAQSARERRHNLLRPYQVNRELMEANGNRALFMHCLPAHRGEEATSEVMDGPNSVIFDEAENRLHAQKAIMRWCLGG encoded by the coding sequence ATGAGACATTTCCTCGACATCCACACCACCGACCCGGCCGAGTTGCGCGCCATCATCGACGATGCGCGCGCGATGAAGACCGCGCGCACCGGGCGGCCCAAGGGCGCGCCGGACGACGCGCAGCCGCTGGCGGGGCGCATGGTCGCGCTGATCTTCGAGAAGCCCTCGACCCGGACGCGCGTGTCCTTCGACGTGGGCGTGCGCCAGATGGGCGGCGCCACGCTGGTGCTGACCGGCTCGGAGATGCAGCTGGGTCATGGCGAGACCATCGCCGACACGGCGCGGGTGCTGTCGCGCTATGTCGACATGATCATGATCCGCACCTTCGAGGAGGCGACGTTGCAGGAACTGGCCGAGCACGCGACGGTGCCGGTCATCAACGGGCTGACCAACGCAAGCCATCCCTGCCAGATCATGGCCGACATCCTGACCTTCGAGGAGCATCGCGGGCCGATCTCGGGGAAAAAGGTGGTGTGGTGCGGCGACGGCAACAATGTCTGCGCCAGCTTCCTGCATGCGGCCGGGCAGTTCGGCTTCGACATGACCTTTTCCGGGCCGCAGGTGCTGGATCCCGGCGCCGAGGCGGTGGCCTTCGCGCGGGAAAAGGGCGCGACCGTGCGGATCGAGCGGGACCCGGCCAGGGCGGTGGATGGCGCGGACCTGATCGTGACCGACACATGGATCTCGATGCACGACGCCCAGAGCGCGCGCGAGCGGCGGCACAACCTGCTGCGCCCCTACCAGGTGAACCGCGAGCTGATGGAGGCCAATGGCAACCGGGCGCTGTTCATGCATTGCCTGCCGGCGCATCGCGGCGAGGAGGCCACATCGGAGGTGATGGACGGGCCGAATTCGGTCATCTTCGACGAGGCCGAGAACCGCCTTCATGCCCAGAAGGCGATCATGCGCTGGTGCCTGGGCGGCTGA
- the tuf gene encoding elongation factor Tu → MAKAKFERTKPHCNIGTIGHVDHGKTSLTAAITKYFGEYKAYDQIDAAPEEKARGITISTAHVEYETPARHYAHVDCPGHADYVKNMITGAAQMDGAILVVNAADGPMPQTREHILLARQVGVPALVVFLNKVDQVDDPELLELVEMEVRELLSSYDFPGDDIPVISGSALAALEDRDPEIGENQIRALMQAVDEYIPQPERPIDQPFLMPIEDVFSISGRGTVVTGRVERGVINVGDEIEIVGIRPTKKTTCTGVEMFRKLLDRGEAGDNIGALLRGVDREGVERGQVLCKPGSVKPHTKFEAEAYILTKEEGGRHTPFFANYRPQFYFRTTDVTGTVQLPEGTEMVMPGDNLKFNVELIAPIAMEEKLRFAIREGGRTVGAGVVSKIIE, encoded by the coding sequence ATGGCAAAGGCAAAGTTTGAGCGTACGAAACCGCACTGCAACATCGGGACGATCGGGCACGTTGACCACGGCAAGACGTCTCTGACGGCGGCGATCACGAAGTATTTCGGCGAGTACAAGGCGTACGACCAGATCGACGCGGCGCCCGAGGAGAAGGCGCGCGGGATCACGATCTCGACGGCGCATGTGGAATACGAGACGCCGGCGCGGCACTACGCGCATGTCGACTGCCCTGGCCACGCGGACTACGTGAAGAACATGATCACGGGTGCGGCGCAGATGGACGGCGCGATCCTTGTGGTGAACGCGGCCGACGGCCCGATGCCGCAGACGCGCGAGCACATCCTTCTGGCGCGCCAGGTCGGCGTTCCGGCGCTGGTGGTGTTCCTGAACAAGGTCGACCAGGTGGACGACCCGGAACTGCTGGAACTGGTCGAGATGGAAGTGCGCGAGCTGTTGAGCTCGTACGACTTCCCCGGCGACGACATTCCGGTGATCTCGGGCTCGGCGCTGGCGGCGCTTGAGGACCGCGATCCCGAGATCGGCGAGAACCAGATCCGCGCGCTGATGCAGGCGGTCGACGAGTACATCCCGCAGCCCGAGCGTCCGATCGACCAGCCGTTCCTGATGCCGATCGAGGACGTGTTCTCGATCTCGGGCCGCGGCACGGTCGTGACGGGTCGTGTCGAGCGCGGCGTGATCAACGTGGGCGACGAGATCGAGATCGTGGGCATCCGCCCGACGAAGAAGACGACCTGCACGGGCGTCGAGATGTTCCGCAAGCTGCTGGACCGCGGCGAGGCGGGCGACAACATCGGCGCGCTGCTGCGCGGTGTGGACCGCGAGGGCGTGGAGCGTGGTCAGGTGCTGTGCAAGCCGGGTTCGGTGAAGCCGCACACGAAGTTCGAGGCGGAGGCCTACATCCTGACCAAGGAAGAGGGTGGCCGTCACACGCCGTTCTTCGCGAACTACCGTCCGCAGTTCTACTTCCGGACGACGGACGTGACCGGGACGGTTCAGCTTCCCGAGGGGACCGAGATGGTGATGCCCGGGGACAACCTGAAGTTCAACGTCGAGCTGATCGCGCCGATCGCGATGGAGGAGAAGCTGCGCTTCGCCATCCGCGAAGGCGGCCGCACGGTTGGAGCAGGGGTGGTCTCGAAGATCATCGAATGA
- a CDS encoding GcrA family cell cycle regulator, whose product MSWTDERVEILKAMWTEGKSASQIAKELGGVTRNAVIGKVHRLGLSNRTPAPAPKPAEEPVARPAEAAKPRTANPGPAREPAAAKEQATPHPAPKPAPVAAKDPAPRAAKPVAVAGQPLPPQPSQSEISEETRANLAALEKRARKLTLMQLTERTCKWPIGDPATEDFWFCGHPTQPGKPYCETHVSVALQPMSSRRDRRASR is encoded by the coding sequence ATGTCCTGGACCGATGAGCGCGTGGAAATCCTCAAGGCGATGTGGACCGAAGGCAAGTCCGCCTCCCAGATCGCCAAGGAACTGGGCGGCGTGACCCGCAACGCCGTCATCGGCAAGGTCCACCGCCTCGGCCTGTCGAACCGCACCCCCGCCCCGGCGCCGAAGCCCGCCGAGGAACCCGTGGCCCGCCCGGCCGAGGCCGCGAAGCCGCGCACCGCCAATCCCGGACCCGCGCGCGAACCCGCCGCCGCGAAAGAACAGGCCACCCCCCATCCCGCGCCGAAGCCCGCGCCGGTGGCCGCCAAGGATCCCGCCCCGCGCGCGGCGAAGCCCGTCGCCGTCGCCGGCCAGCCGCTGCCGCCGCAGCCCAGCCAGTCCGAGATTTCCGAGGAAACCCGCGCCAATCTCGCCGCGCTCGAAAAGCGCGCGCGCAAGCTGACGCTGATGCAGCTGACCGAGCGTACCTGCAAATGGCCGATCGGCGACCCCGCGACCGAGGATTTCTGGTTCTGCGGCCACCCGACCCAGCCCGGCAAGCCCTATTGCGAGACCCATGTCTCGGTCGCGCTTCAGCCGATGTCCAGCCGCCGCGACCGCCGCGCCAGCCGGTAA
- a CDS encoding acetylornithine transaminase, which yields MISPVLPTYARAPLSFVEGEGPWLISETGERYLDMGAGIAVVALGHANPRLVAALEAQARRLWHTSNLYRVPNQEALAELLVENTFADTVFFTNSGTESMECAVKMARKYWHAKGEPQRHRMIAFEGSFHGRTIAMISAAGSEKLTKGFGPLLPGFDHVPFGDHDALHAAITEETAAIIVEPVQGEGGIRPVPRHCLQGLRKLCDEKGILLIMDEIQCGMGRTGKLFAHEWAGVAPDIMAVAKGIGGGFPLGACLATEKAALGMTAGTHGTTYGGNPLACAVGIEVMNVMLEDGFLDNVSRTAGRLRQGLEGLVASHPTVFESVRGEGLMLGLKCVRTNTDVVNAGYGQHVLTVPGGDNVVRILPPLNLTEAEVDEALHRLDAAATALEGAA from the coding sequence GTGATTTCGCCCGTCCTGCCGACCTATGCACGGGCACCGCTTTCCTTCGTGGAAGGCGAGGGCCCCTGGCTGATTTCCGAGACCGGTGAGCGCTATCTGGACATGGGGGCCGGCATCGCCGTCGTCGCCCTCGGCCATGCGAACCCCCGGCTCGTGGCCGCGCTGGAGGCCCAGGCACGACGACTGTGGCACACCTCGAACCTGTACCGCGTGCCCAACCAGGAGGCGCTGGCGGAGCTATTGGTCGAGAACACCTTTGCCGACACCGTCTTCTTCACCAACTCGGGCACCGAGTCGATGGAATGCGCCGTGAAGATGGCGCGCAAGTACTGGCACGCGAAGGGCGAGCCGCAGCGGCATCGGATGATCGCCTTCGAGGGCTCGTTCCACGGGCGGACCATCGCGATGATCTCGGCCGCGGGGTCGGAAAAGCTGACCAAGGGCTTCGGGCCGCTGCTGCCCGGCTTCGACCATGTGCCCTTTGGCGATCACGACGCGCTGCATGCCGCCATCACCGAGGAGACGGCCGCCATCATCGTCGAGCCGGTGCAGGGCGAGGGCGGCATCCGCCCGGTGCCGCGGCACTGCCTGCAAGGGCTGCGCAAGCTGTGCGACGAGAAGGGCATCCTGCTGATCATGGACGAGATCCAGTGCGGCATGGGCCGCACCGGCAAGCTGTTCGCGCATGAATGGGCGGGCGTCGCCCCCGACATCATGGCGGTGGCCAAGGGCATCGGCGGGGGCTTTCCGCTGGGCGCCTGCCTTGCCACCGAAAAGGCTGCGCTGGGCATGACCGCCGGCACCCACGGGACCACCTATGGCGGCAACCCGCTGGCCTGCGCCGTCGGCATCGAGGTGATGAACGTGATGCTGGAGGACGGCTTTCTCGACAATGTCAGCCGTACCGCGGGGCGCCTGCGGCAGGGGCTGGAGGGGCTGGTCGCGTCTCATCCCACCGTGTTCGAGAGCGTGCGCGGCGAGGGGCTGATGCTGGGGCTGAAATGCGTCCGCACCAACACCGACGTGGTGAACGCGGGCTATGGCCAGCATGTGCTGACCGTGCCCGGCGGCGACAACGTGGTGCGGATCCTGCCGCCGCTGAACCTGACCGAGGCAGAGGTGGACGAGGCGCTGCACCGGCTGGATGCCGCCGCGACCGCGCTGGAGGGGGCTGCATGA
- a CDS encoding GGDEF domain-containing protein — MHSETRPQLIGDSLYPQVGGDQIAARAIGFAQTHDTALTPAVYEVWYVYAARSCAAVNQALDRAMNTGQAIRTDWLTTLYHDHLCPTAADESLSAIGADLQRTIGRMTDAMDENIREHGAFSGTLRTARNSLMQGTSKREVTDVIRELHRANQSQLLATQRLQLQLEKSRAQVAKLRSELIETRRLSNTDYLTGLPNRRMLDEHLDDAIFRARQRGLSLTVLMAGIDGLDQVSRDCGLTTSDRVIRLFAEQLSREIRGTQVGARFGGAKFGIVLPEADPAAGLLLAEQVRRRFRCADWSGMDHGRPLAPLSVGFGGAALREGDTRATLLDRADQALISAQAAGADRSLIA, encoded by the coding sequence ATGCACTCGGAAACAAGGCCGCAGCTTATCGGCGATTCGCTTTATCCGCAGGTCGGGGGCGACCAGATCGCGGCGCGGGCCATCGGCTTTGCACAGACCCATGACACGGCGCTGACGCCCGCGGTCTATGAGGTGTGGTATGTCTACGCCGCGCGGTCCTGCGCCGCGGTGAACCAGGCGCTGGACCGGGCGATGAACACCGGGCAGGCGATCCGGACGGACTGGCTGACGACGCTTTACCATGACCATCTCTGCCCGACCGCCGCCGACGAATCGCTGAGCGCGATCGGTGCCGATCTTCAGCGCACGATCGGGCGGATGACCGATGCCATGGACGAGAACATCCGCGAGCATGGCGCCTTTTCCGGAACGCTCAGGACCGCGCGCAACAGCCTGATGCAGGGCACCTCGAAGCGCGAGGTGACGGACGTGATCCGCGAACTGCACCGGGCGAACCAGAGCCAGTTGCTGGCGACCCAGCGCTTGCAGCTTCAGCTGGAGAAAAGCCGCGCGCAGGTGGCCAAGCTGAGAAGCGAACTGATCGAGACGCGGCGGCTGTCGAACACCGACTACCTGACGGGGCTGCCGAACCGGCGGATGCTGGACGAGCATCTGGACGACGCGATCTTTCGTGCGCGCCAGCGGGGGCTTAGCCTGACGGTGTTGATGGCGGGCATCGACGGGCTGGACCAGGTGTCGCGGGATTGCGGATTGACCACGTCGGACCGGGTGATCCGCCTGTTCGCCGAGCAGCTTTCGCGCGAGATTCGGGGCACGCAGGTGGGCGCGCGCTTCGGCGGCGCGAAGTTCGGGATCGTACTGCCGGAAGCGGATCCGGCGGCGGGGCTGCTGCTGGCCGAACAGGTGCGAAGACGGTTCCGCTGCGCGGACTGGTCGGGAATGGACCACGGGCGGCCCCTGGCGCCGCTGTCGGTGGGCTTCGGCGGTGCCGCGCTGCGCGAGGGGGATACGCGGGCGACGCTGCTGGACCGGGCCGACCAGGCGCTGATCTCGGCGCAGGCGGCGGGCGCGGACCGCAGCCTTATCGCGTGA
- a CDS encoding ABC transporter permease, whose amino-acid sequence MTHPTDARPMGERRFGRFNLLGLWTLILREVLRFSNVWLQTLLAPVATAALFMVVFSLALAARSGGQADTEFIHFLAPGILMMTVIQNAFANTSSSLLVSKIQGNIVDTLMPPLSPVELTVGYAVGGIARGLFVALGVAVAIFPVIGLGIAHPLWALGFVLGGSAFMALVGILAAIVADKFDHMSAITNFVVTPLSFLSGTFYSISVLPGWMQAISHANPFFYMIDGIRYGVIGVSDTAPAFGLGVLVVVDLALGFWAWSWFRSGYRLKP is encoded by the coding sequence ATGACGCATCCGACCGACGCCCGCCCGATGGGAGAACGCCGCTTCGGCCGGTTCAACCTGCTGGGGCTGTGGACGCTGATCCTGCGCGAGGTGCTGCGTTTCAGCAATGTCTGGCTGCAGACGCTGCTGGCCCCCGTGGCCACCGCTGCTCTGTTCATGGTCGTCTTCTCGCTGGCGCTGGCGGCGCGTTCGGGCGGGCAGGCGGATACCGAGTTCATCCATTTCCTGGCCCCCGGCATCCTGATGATGACGGTGATCCAGAACGCCTTTGCCAACACCTCGTCGTCGCTGCTGGTGAGCAAGATCCAGGGCAACATCGTGGACACGCTGATGCCGCCGCTGAGCCCGGTGGAACTGACCGTCGGCTACGCGGTGGGCGGCATCGCGCGGGGGCTGTTCGTGGCCCTTGGCGTGGCGGTGGCGATCTTCCCGGTGATCGGGCTCGGCATCGCGCATCCGCTCTGGGCGCTGGGTTTCGTGCTGGGTGGCAGCGCCTTCATGGCGCTGGTGGGGATCCTTGCCGCGATCGTGGCCGACAAGTTCGACCACATGTCGGCGATCACCAATTTCGTGGTGACGCCGCTCAGTTTCCTGTCGGGCACCTTCTATTCGATCAGCGTGCTGCCGGGCTGGATGCAGGCGATCAGCCACGCCAACCCGTTCTTCTACATGATCGACGGGATCCGCTACGGGGTGATCGGCGTCTCGGATACGGCGCCGGCCTTCGGCCTTGGGGTGCTGGTCGTGGTGGACCTGGCCCTCGGGTTCTGGGCCTGGTCCTGGTTCCGTTCGGGCTACCGGTTGAAGCCCTGA
- the phoB gene encoding phosphate regulon transcriptional regulator PhoB → MCAKVLVVEDEDAISHLLSYNLGKEGFDVALAADGDDALIAVDEEKPDLILLDWMLPNVSGVEICRQLRAQVSTRDIPVIMLTARGEEEDRIRGLELGADDYVTKPFSMSELVARMRAVLRRTRPTIAGDVAVFADITLDRETRRVRRAGRDVHLGPTEFRLLDVLMSRPGRVFSREQLLDRVWGTDVYVEIRTVDVHVGRLRKALNRGKERDPIRTVRASGYALDETYSAG, encoded by the coding sequence ATGTGCGCAAAGGTGCTTGTTGTCGAGGATGAGGACGCGATCAGCCACCTGCTCAGCTACAACCTGGGCAAGGAGGGCTTCGACGTGGCCCTGGCGGCGGATGGCGACGACGCGCTGATCGCGGTGGACGAGGAAAAGCCGGACCTGATCCTGCTGGACTGGATGCTGCCCAACGTCTCGGGGGTGGAAATCTGCCGCCAGCTGCGGGCGCAGGTCTCGACCCGGGACATTCCGGTGATCATGCTGACCGCCCGCGGCGAGGAGGAGGACCGCATCCGCGGGCTGGAGCTGGGGGCGGACGACTATGTGACCAAGCCCTTCTCGATGTCGGAACTGGTGGCGCGGATGCGCGCGGTGCTGCGGCGGACGCGGCCCACCATCGCGGGCGACGTGGCGGTATTCGCCGACATCACGCTGGACCGGGAAACGCGGCGGGTGCGGCGGGCCGGGCGCGACGTGCATCTGGGGCCGACGGAGTTCCGCCTGCTGGACGTGCTGATGAGCCGTCCGGGGCGCGTGTTCAGCCGCGAGCAGCTGCTGGACCGGGTCTGGGGCACGGATGTCTATGTCGAGATCCGCACCGTGGACGTGCATGTGGGCCGGCTGCGCAAGGCGCTGAACCGCGGCAAGGAGCGGGATCCGATCCGTACCGTGCGCGCGAGCGGCTACGCGCTGGACGAGACCTACAGCGCGGGCTGA